CAGTAAAAGGCTGGCGATGTCCCTTCTTTTTTCTATAATTTTTCTTGGGCTTATACTTAAAGACAATTATTTTTTCGCCCTTACCATGCTTTAATACGGTGGCCTTTACCTTAGCATTCTCTACAAACGGCCTTCCTACCACAAGTCCTTCTTCCTTTGAAATAGCCAAAACCTTATCAAATTCTACCGTTTCTCCCTCGGCAAAACTTAATTTTTCAATACGAATAACGTCGCCCTCACTGACCTTATATTGTTTACCGCCGGTCTCTAATATTGCGTACATTTTTCATCCTCCTCCTTAAACTCTCGCCGGAGCCAGGTAAAAATTTTGAACCCGCCCCGTGCGGTGGCCGGCGCAGAAAAACCACGTTCCTATTTTAGCAACTT
The window above is part of the Thermovenabulum gondwanense genome. Proteins encoded here:
- the rplU gene encoding 50S ribosomal protein L21, with translation MYAILETGGKQYKVSEGDVIRIEKLSFAEGETVEFDKVLAISKEEGLVVGRPFVENAKVKATVLKHGKGEKIIVFKYKPKKNYRKKKGHRQPFTEVKIEKIEF